CGACGTGGCCAGCCGAACGGCGTTGGCGAACCCCCTGGGCACCGCGCGGACTCCGTGCCACGTTGGGGCATGACGGAAGGTCGAGACCCGCCAGGCCACCGCGACGACGACGACGACGACCGTGAGGCCATCCTGCGTCGACGGCGCGCGTTCGTGACCGCGGCGATGGCCGCCGCGGGCGGGGCGCTGCTCTCGGTCGCGTGCAGCTCCGAGCCGTGCCTGGCGTGCCCCATCAACGAAGGGTGTGCCTCTCCCCCGGGCCCCGCCGACGCCGCGGTCGCGGTGGACGCGGCCGACGCGGCCGACGCGAACGACGCGGCCGACGCGGCCGACGCTGCGCGGCTCGACGCTTCGACGGACGCCGACGCGGGTTCGTCCGACGCGGGTGACGCGGGCGACGCTGGCCGCGACTGACGCGCGACGCTCGGGCCGCGGCGAGGTCACCTCCCCCTCTTCGCTCGCAGGCTTCGCGCGCGGGTGGGAGCGACGCGCCGCGTGAGCGAAGCCGAGAACGAAGTTTGGGGGAGGTCGCGGGCGCGCAGGCCGGAGGCCGAGCACCCGCGGGTGGGGGCAACCCCGCGCTCCGCTCGCGCTCGGTCGCGCCTCCCGTTCCGGGCTGACCGGCTTACGCGCAGAACACCATCGCGGCGAACACGCCGACCAGGTACACGAGCGACACGCCGAAGAGGCTCCGGGCCCACTTGCGGTCGGCGCCGGGACGGGCGAGGCCGAGCACGCCGACGCCGAAGAAGAGCGCGCCGAGCAGCGACGCCGTGACGATGTACACAGGCCCACCCACGAGGCCGAGGGGGACGACGAGCAGCGACGAGGCCACGACCGGCACGAGCCAGCGCGCGATCGCGTGCTTGACCGCGTCGTCGCCCGTCACGTTTGGCATGACCACGAGGCCCGCGCGCGCGTACTCGCCCTTGCGGAACAGCGCGATGGCGAGGGAGTGCGGGACCTGCCAGGTGAACATGAAGGCGAACAGCACGAACCCGGCGAGATCGACGCGCCCGGTGACGGCCGTCCACCCGAGGAGCGGCGGGATGGCGCCGGGGATGGCCCCGACCAGGAGCGCGTGGTGCGAGCGCTGCTTCAGCGGGGTGTACGCGAGCACGTAGCTCAGGTTCGCGAGCACCGCGAGGAGCGCCGTGAGCGCGTTCACGCCGATGGCGAGGAGCGGCACCGAGAGCGAGGACGCCACGACCCCGAACCAGAGCGCGGCGCGCGGGGCCATTCGCCCGGTGGGGAGCGGCCGGTTCTTCGTGCGCTCCATCTTCCGGTCGAAATCGCGCTCGATGTACATGTTGAGCGCGTTGGCGCCCGCCACGATGAGGGCCGTGCCGAGGAGGGTGCTCAGCACGACGGGCCAGGTGAGCGCGCTGGCCCCCGTGGCGGTGAGCGAGGCGCGGTGCGCGAGCCACAGGCCGCCTGCCGTGGTGACGACGACCATCGTGGTGATCCGCGGCTTCGCGAGGGCCACGTAGTCGGCCAGCGCTGTGGACGCAACCGCACGACGAGACTCGCTTTTTTCGGATTCGAGCGAGGGTTCGACGGGTGCGGGCATGGCGGGGAGGCTCGGCGAGCGGCGCGGTGCCGGAGGCGCGAGGCCAGGGGCCGTATAGGTAGCGTGGTGCCTAAGGTCAAGGAAAACGGGGGTGGCTCGCGCCGCGACGGCAGCCCATGTCCGTTTTCCGCCAGGAGGGGCCGGAGCGGGTAACCTTGGGGGCCCGCGGGCTCACGGCGAGCCCCGGGAGGGAGCACACCCACCGCATGGCGACCGACATCCTGGCGGCCCTCGAGGCCCCCCTCGACAACGAGGAGGCGCTGCTCGACCACATGCTGCTCGCGCTCACGCGCGGCGAGCTGCCCCCCGGCTCCTGGGAGGCGCTCACGGCGGCCGCGCTCCGCGACGATCGCGTTTCGGAGCTCGCCTTCGCCTTCGAGCTGGTGATGCAGGGCAAGCGCCTGAAGAGCGTGTCCAGCCAGACCGGCGCCGAGTTCCTGGTGAACGCGTCGGCGTTCTTCCTCCAGGCGCTCGGAGACGACTTCGGCGCCATCAGTTACCTCGAGCGCGCGATCGCCCTCTCGCCCAGCTACCTCCCGGCCTTCGAGGGCCTCGACCGCGCGCTCACGCAGGCCGGCGAGCACAAGAAGCTCGCGGACCTCTGCTTCTCCACGGTCACCCACCGTCACGACGTGGGCGAGAAGATCGCCCTGCTCCGCCGGGCCGCGGCGCTCTACGAGCCGCTCAGCGCCCAGGAGGACCGCGGGGTCGACGTTCTCCAGATGCTCCTCAAGCTGGTGCCGGACGACGTCGAGGCGCGCGTCGCGCTCGAGGGCCGTTACATCAAGCAGAACCGCCACCGCGACGTGGCGAAGCTGCTCGAGGGCGCTCTCACGACGACGCCCGAGCCGACGGAGGAGGAGGCCTCCACGATCCGGCAGCGCCTCATCGACCTCTACTCGAACCACCTTCAAGAGCCCGAACGCGCGCTCCCGCACGCCGAGCTCGTGCTCGCGGCCGACGCGTCTCACGAAGAGGCGCGTCGCGTCGCGGAGCGCCTCCTCGTCAACAAGGCCAACGCAGGGCGGGCGGCCGCGGCGCTCTCCCGCGCAGCGTTCGTCACCGGCAGCGTGGTCGAGATGGAACGCTTCCTCGTCATCGAGCTCGAGCACACTCGGGGCGCGAAGCGCTTCGGCGTGCTGAAGCGCCTCGGCACGCTCCGGCAGGACTCCCTCCAGCAGAACGCCGCGGCGTTCGAAGCTTTCGACGCGGCGCTCGCCATCGACCCCACGGACGACGACCTGCGCGCGCGCTACGTCGAGCTCGCCGTCGCGCTCGGCACCGCGCTCGACGCGGCCCGCAGCCTCACGCGCGTGGCGACCGCCGCGAAGGAGCTCCCCGTGCGCTCGCGGATCGCCGCGGAGGCCGGCGTGCTGCTCCGCATCGGGGGAGACCTGCGCCGGGCGCGCGCGACGTTCGTCAGCATTCTGGGCATGCCCGAGGCCGATCCCACGGCGATTCTGCGCGCCGCCCACGAGCTGGTCGACGTGTACACGACCGAGGGCGACACGCGCGCCCTCGCCGACGTGCTCGACAAAGTCGGGGAGCTCGAGCCCGACCCCGAGCTGCGGCGATCGGCGAACGAGCAGCTCGCCGAGCTCGCCGCGTCCCGGGGCGACGACGCGCGGGCCATCGTCGCCTTCACCCGGCTCATCGAGAGCCCGAGCCGCGCGCACGCGCTCGCCGAGCTCGAGGTCTTGCACGAGCGGTGCCAGAACTACGCCGAGCTGGCCCAGGTGCTCCTCGAGCGCGAGAAGGAGGCGGGCTCGCGCGCGGAGGCGCGCCAGCTGGCGTTCCGCGCCGCCGAGATCCTCACGCAGCAGGGGGACGACGTCGAGAAGGCTGCGGCGGCGTGGCGCGGGATCGCCGAACGCTACGGCGCCACGCGCAACGTGCATCTTGCATGGATACCGCTGCTCGAGGCGCAGCGCGATTGGCCCGCGCTTGCGGAGGTGCTCGCGGCCGACGCGGACATCGCGCCCGAGGCCGAGCGCGCCGCGATCCTGGCCCGCCTCGGCCACGTGCACCTCACGCGGCTCGCCGACGAGGCCGAGGCCTTCGAGATCTTCTCGCGGGTGCTCGAGTTCGATCCGCAAGAGCCCACGACCCGCGGCACGCTCGAGAAGCTCCTCTCGAATAAGCCGCTCCGCGCTCGCGCCGCGGAGGTGCTCGAGCCCGTGTACCGCACCGAGCGCAACACCGCCGGCCTCTTGCGAGTGCTGGAGGTGTGCGTCGAGGAGGCCGACGGCCTGCCCGCGCGCCTCGGGGCGCTGCTCGAAGCGTCACGCGTGGCCGAGGAGACCATGCCGGAGCGCGCCGTCGAGCTCGCCGCGCTCGGTCTCCGCGACGCCGCTCACGGCCGCGATCATGTGCTGCCATGGCTCGAGCGCGCGGAGCGCCTCTCGCTGGGGCTCGACGCGAAGCGGCGGTCGGCGCTGTTCTCTGCGGCCCTCGGCGAGCTCGAAGTCGACTCCCCGGGGCTCCTCGCGCTCGCGCGGCGCGCGGGCGACGCGCTGTCGCTCGCCGGCGACGTGGCCAGCGCCCTCGGTGTGTACCGGCGCGCGCTCGCGTTCGAGCCGTCGTCCGAGGAGCTCATGTCGCGGGTCGACGAGCTGCTGAAGGAGCAGGGCAACGCGGAGGAGCGCGTCGCCCTCTACCGGTCCGCCCTGGAGCAGGGCCCCGAGCGCGAGCGGCGCCGGCAGCTCCTCCACGGCATCGGGTCGATCGAGCGCTATGAGCTCTTGAGCCCTCACGCGGCGATCGATGCCTACCAGCGCGCGCTGGCAGACGACCCGAACGATCGCGAGGCGTTTGCCGCGCTCGCGGCCCTCTTCGCCGAGACCGAGCGGTACGCGGAGCTGTGCGACGTGCTCGAGGGCAGCCTCGAGACCGTGTCGCCGGAGGAGTCGCGCCGGCTGCGCGCGCAGCTCGCGGACGTCGCCGCGGCGCACGGG
This genomic window from Myxococcales bacterium contains:
- the cyoE gene encoding protoheme IX farnesyltransferase, with protein sequence MPAPVEPSLESEKSESRRAVASTALADYVALAKPRITTMVVVTTAGGLWLAHRASLTATGASALTWPVVLSTLLGTALIVAGANALNMYIERDFDRKMERTKNRPLPTGRMAPRAALWFGVVASSLSVPLLAIGVNALTALLAVLANLSYVLAYTPLKQRSHHALLVGAIPGAIPPLLGWTAVTGRVDLAGFVLFAFMFTWQVPHSLAIALFRKGEYARAGLVVMPNVTGDDAVKHAIARWLVPVVASSLLVVPLGLVGGPVYIVTASLLGALFFGVGVLGLARPGADRKWARSLFGVSLVYLVGVFAAMVFCA